The following proteins come from a genomic window of Campylobacter coli 76339:
- a CDS encoding Adenylate kinase — translation MKELFLIIGAPGSGKTTDASLIAKADADVTHYSTGDLLRAEVASGSELGKTIDGFISKGNLVPLDVVVNTIVSALKTAPTKTVIIDGYPRSVEQMVEFDKVLSEQNEVCLKGVIEVRVSEEVAKDRVLGRNRGADDNEEVFYNRMKVYTEPLEEIISFYQKKKLHFIIDGERTIEPIVADMKELIKKIQSI, via the coding sequence ATGAAAGAATTGTTTTTAATTATAGGTGCACCAGGAAGTGGAAAAACTACAGATGCTAGCTTAATCGCGAAGGCTGATGCAGATGTTACTCATTATTCTACAGGAGATCTTTTAAGAGCTGAAGTAGCAAGCGGAAGCGAACTTGGCAAAACTATAGACGGGTTTATTTCTAAAGGTAATTTAGTCCCATTAGATGTAGTGGTAAATACCATAGTTTCAGCTTTAAAAACTGCTCCTACAAAAACTGTTATTATTGATGGCTATCCAAGAAGTGTAGAGCAAATGGTAGAATTTGATAAAGTTTTAAGTGAGCAAAATGAAGTTTGCTTAAAAGGCGTAATCGAAGTAAGAGTTAGTGAAGAAGTAGCTAAAGATCGTGTTTTAGGAAGAAACCGTGGTGCAGATGATAACGAAGAAGTATTCTACAATAGAATGAAAGTATATACTGAACCACTAGAAGAAATCATTTCTTTTTACCAAAAGAAAAAACTTCATTTCATCATCGATGGAGAACGCACTATCGAACCTATCGTTGCTGACATGAAAGAACTGATTAAAAAAATTCAAAGTATATAA
- a CDS encoding Inorganic pyrophosphatase produces MDLSKIKIGDIPNKINAVIEIPYGSSIKYEIDKDSGAIMVDRVMASAMFYPANYGFIANTLADDGDPVDILVLNEYPIQAGAVIPCRLIGVLIMEDESGMDEKLLAVPNSKIDARYDNIKTYTDLPQATLNKIKNFFETYKILEPNKWVKVQDFKDEKAAIEILEKAIKNYK; encoded by the coding sequence ATGGACTTAAGCAAAATCAAAATCGGAGATATTCCAAACAAAATCAATGCTGTAATTGAAATTCCATACGGCTCAAGCATTAAATACGAAATCGATAAAGATAGCGGTGCGATCATGGTAGATCGCGTTATGGCTAGTGCGATGTTTTATCCAGCAAATTATGGTTTTATCGCAAACACACTAGCTGATGATGGCGATCCTGTGGATATCTTAGTCTTAAACGAATACCCTATACAAGCAGGCGCAGTTATTCCATGTCGCTTAATCGGTGTTTTAATCATGGAAGATGAAAGCGGAATGGATGAAAAACTTCTTGCTGTGCCTAATTCTAAAATCGATGCAAGATATGACAATATCAAAACCTATACTGATTTACCACAAGCAACTCTAAATAAAATCAAAAATTTCTTTGAAACTTATAAAATCTTAGAGCCTAACAAATGGGTAAAAGTGCAAGATTTCAAAGATGAAAAAGCTGCTATTGAAATTTTAGAAAAAGCGATTAAAAACTACAAATAA
- a CDS encoding Peptide methionine sulfoxide reductase MsrA, with protein MKNIILGGGCFWCVEAAFENCEGIVHTEVGYTGGKNNPSYESVCNGDGNIEVVKIVYNEAKISLEQILSLFFKIHDPTSFDKQGADIGIQYRSAVFYENQNDKNAIEDFIKKEKVNFQLPIITQIYKLQKYYKAEDYHQHYFIQNPNQSYCRFVIAPKLEKIKNYE; from the coding sequence ATGAAAAATATCATTTTGGGTGGTGGATGTTTTTGGTGCGTAGAAGCTGCTTTTGAAAATTGCGAAGGCATTGTGCATACTGAAGTAGGCTACACGGGCGGAAAGAATAATCCTAGCTATGAAAGTGTTTGCAATGGCGATGGCAATATAGAAGTAGTTAAAATTGTTTATAATGAAGCCAAAATTTCCTTAGAACAAATCTTAAGCTTATTTTTTAAAATTCATGATCCAACTAGCTTTGACAAGCAGGGAGCTGATATAGGAATTCAATATCGTTCGGCGGTTTTCTATGAAAACCAAAATGATAAAAACGCTATAGAAGATTTTATAAAAAAAGAAAAAGTCAATTTCCAACTTCCTATTATCACACAAATTTACAAACTTCAAAAATATTACAAAGCAGAAGATTATCATCAACATTATTTTATACAAAATCCTAACCAAAGCTATTGTCGTTTTGTTATAGCACCTAAGCTAGAAAAAATCAAAAATTACGAGTGA
- a CDS encoding Ribosomal RNA small subunit methyltransferase B encodes MEYNLASIYNDKELENLKNSFKLPKKICCFINRLKCDNLTLEREFQDLNLEYEKLNEYCYLFKACDKSVLSSMQAFNEFKFYIQNYASYLCALNLDVKAGQSVLDMCAAPGGKSINLANFMQNEGYLACNEASKDRFFTLQKNLKNYGVKARVFMKDGKNIGNLCPLKFDKILLDAPCSTLAKMGLELEKSSKEIKNIAKLQKKLLHSALKALKVGGELVYSTCTFTKEENEEVIENALRSDFDIELLDINLENALAKNGQSSEFEAISKCKRILPCEEYDGFFIAKLRKN; translated from the coding sequence TTGGAATATAATCTAGCCAGTATTTATAATGATAAAGAACTTGAAAATCTTAAAAATTCTTTTAAATTGCCTAAGAAAATATGCTGTTTTATAAATCGCTTAAAATGCGATAATTTAACACTTGAAAGAGAATTTCAAGATTTGAATTTAGAGTATGAAAAGCTTAACGAGTACTGCTATCTTTTTAAGGCTTGTGATAAAAGTGTTTTGAGTTCTATGCAAGCTTTTAATGAATTTAAATTTTATATACAAAATTATGCGTCTTATTTGTGCGCTTTAAATTTGGATGTAAAAGCAGGGCAAAGCGTTTTAGATATGTGTGCAGCACCTGGTGGAAAAAGTATCAATCTTGCTAATTTTATGCAAAATGAAGGCTATCTAGCTTGCAATGAAGCAAGTAAAGATAGGTTTTTTACCTTGCAAAAGAATTTGAAAAATTATGGAGTAAAAGCTCGAGTTTTTATGAAAGATGGTAAAAATATAGGAAATTTATGTCCTTTAAAATTTGATAAAATTTTACTTGATGCGCCTTGTTCTACTTTAGCAAAAATGGGTTTAGAGTTGGAAAAAAGCTCCAAAGAGATTAAAAATATAGCCAAACTTCAAAAAAAACTTTTACATTCTGCACTCAAGGCTTTGAAAGTAGGCGGAGAGCTTGTTTATAGTACTTGCACTTTTACCAAAGAGGAAAATGAAGAAGTGATAGAAAATGCTTTAAGAAGTGATTTTGATATAGAACTTTTGGATATAAATTTAGAAAATGCTTTGGCAAAAAATGGACAAAGTAGTGAATTTGAAGCGATTTCTAAATGTAAACGCATTTTGCCTTGTGAAGAATATGATGGATTTTTTATCGCTAAATTAAGGAAAAATTGA
- a CDS encoding Putative Holliday junction resolvase YggF: MKALALDVGLKRIGVALCIDKIAIPLEGIIRKNRNQAANEVKNLLQIHDISLLIVGIPKGGSSEEEMTRRIKHFVSLLEFDKEIRFVDESGTSKEALGYGVANTRKKDAKLDSLAALIMIKDYFGI; the protein is encoded by the coding sequence ATGAAAGCTTTGGCTTTAGATGTGGGTTTAAAGCGTATAGGCGTGGCGCTTTGTATAGATAAAATCGCCATTCCTTTAGAGGGTATAATCAGAAAAAATCGCAATCAAGCTGCAAATGAGGTTAAAAATTTACTCCAAATTCATGATATTTCTTTGTTAATCGTAGGTATTCCCAAAGGAGGATCAAGCGAAGAAGAAATGACAAGACGCATTAAGCATTTTGTATCTTTGCTTGAATTCGATAAAGAAATTCGCTTTGTAGATGAAAGCGGAACAAGCAAAGAAGCTTTAGGGTACGGTGTGGCTAATACACGCAAAAAAGATGCCAAACTAGATTCTTTAGCAGCTTTAATTATGATAAAGGATTATTTTGGAATATAA
- a CDS encoding Rossmann fold nucleotide-binding protein Smf possibly involved in DNA uptake, with product MQNELPSAYLELFKELKNPPKKLYYKGNLKLLEQRKIAIIGSRRMSTYTKNCVFELSNLLKNSKISVVSGGALGVDISASMAAMPSTIGVFANGLDEIYPRSNEKIIKQIYENALALSENEFRYKPKPYDFLLRNRLIVALSEAVVVAQADLQSGSMQSARLALELNKPLYVLPQRKNESDGTNLLLQERSANLLLDFKEFASCFGIVEEEKDEFLDFCRQGVSVDEATQIYGEKVYEYELEGKISIEGLFIRVLI from the coding sequence ATGCAAAATGAACTTCCAAGTGCTTATCTAGAGCTTTTTAAAGAGTTGAAAAATCCTCCTAAAAAGCTTTATTATAAAGGAAATTTAAAACTCTTAGAACAAAGAAAGATAGCCATCATAGGCTCTAGGCGTATGAGTACTTATACTAAAAATTGTGTTTTTGAACTTTCAAATTTACTTAAGAATTCAAAGATAAGTGTCGTAAGTGGAGGTGCTTTGGGCGTTGATATCAGTGCAAGTATGGCGGCTATGCCAAGCACCATAGGGGTTTTTGCTAACGGTCTTGATGAAATTTATCCTCGAAGTAACGAAAAAATCATAAAACAAATTTATGAAAATGCTTTGGCTTTAAGCGAAAACGAATTCCGCTATAAGCCTAAACCTTATGATTTTTTACTTAGAAATAGACTGATTGTAGCTTTGAGTGAAGCCGTTGTTGTTGCACAAGCGGATTTGCAAAGTGGCTCCATGCAAAGCGCAAGACTTGCTTTGGAGCTTAATAAACCTTTATATGTTTTACCCCAACGCAAGAATGAAAGCGATGGGACAAATTTACTTTTGCAAGAAAGAAGTGCAAATTTACTTTTAGATTTTAAAGAATTTGCAAGTTGTTTTGGTATTGTAGAAGAAGAAAAGGATGAATTTTTGGACTTTTGTAGACAGGGTGTAAGCGTGGATGAGGCAACTCAAATTTATGGAGAAAAAGTCTATGAGTACGAGCTTGAAGGAAAAATTTCTATAGAAGGTCTTTTTATAAGGGTTTTGATATGA
- a CDS encoding Putative periplasmic protein, with the protein MSKKLIQIKRYLIIAILFLICVILFLGILIQYQDSQKAISFTQNSSKNATLEPKQEITSNENHSDIFKEIPYKDEKSEFKHLQENNLSILEQTIKDLNLSTSVEENLSKMDENLSLVAEQNLSKEENLIKDTNSSKIKQARLAIIIDDMANISQVKALQALNLKVNPSFFPSDKNHIDTPKLALKFDFYMVHLPLAAINYAKPELDTLNPNDTQERIFKKIKQIKKDFKDLKFINNHTGSLFTSNEEAMKKLYKAFEKEGLIFVDSKTIASSKAPKVAKALGQIYIQRDVFLDNQDDVAYIKKQLMDAVKLAKKKGFAIAIGHPRKNTFKALEQSKDLLESVELVYLSEIYAK; encoded by the coding sequence TTGTCAAAAAAACTGATTCAAATCAAGCGTTATTTGATTATCGCTATACTTTTTTTAATATGCGTGATTTTATTTTTGGGAATTTTGATTCAATATCAAGATTCTCAAAAAGCAATCAGCTTTACTCAAAATTCTAGTAAAAATGCAACATTAGAGCCTAAACAAGAAATTACAAGCAACGAAAATCATTCAGATATTTTTAAAGAAATTCCTTATAAAGATGAAAAATCAGAATTTAAACATTTACAAGAAAATAATCTAAGCATTTTAGAACAGACAATAAAAGATTTAAATTTAAGCACTAGCGTAGAAGAAAATTTAAGCAAAATGGATGAAAATTTAAGCCTTGTGGCAGAACAAAATCTAAGCAAGGAAGAAAATCTTATAAAAGATACCAATTCAAGCAAAATCAAACAAGCTCGTCTTGCTATCATCATAGATGATATGGCAAATATAAGTCAAGTCAAGGCTTTACAAGCTTTAAATCTCAAAGTAAATCCCTCTTTTTTTCCATCTGATAAAAATCATATCGATACCCCAAAACTTGCTTTAAAATTTGATTTTTATATGGTGCATTTGCCTTTGGCGGCGATTAATTATGCTAAACCTGAGCTTGATACTTTAAATCCAAATGATACCCAAGAGCGTATTTTTAAAAAAATAAAACAAATTAAAAAAGATTTTAAAGATTTAAAATTTATCAACAATCATACAGGAAGTTTATTTACAAGCAATGAAGAAGCAATGAAGAAGCTTTATAAAGCTTTTGAAAAAGAAGGATTGATTTTTGTGGATTCTAAAACCATAGCAAGTTCTAAAGCACCTAAGGTAGCCAAAGCCTTGGGGCAAATTTATATACAAAGGGATGTGTTTTTAGACAATCAAGACGATGTTGCTTATATTAAAAAACAACTTATGGATGCAGTAAAACTTGCCAAGAAAAAAGGTTTTGCGATAGCCATAGGACATCCTAGAAAAAATACCTTTAAAGCCTTAGAACAAAGTAAAGATTTGCTTGAAAGTGTTGAATTAGTATATTTAAGTGAGATTTATGCAAAATGA
- a CDS encoding Ketol-acid reductoisomerase, with translation MAVTVYYDKDCDLSLIKSKKVAIIGFGSQGHAHAMNLRDNGVNVVIGLRENGASFSKAKSAGFEVMSVSEASKVADVIMILAPDEIQADIFNAEIKPNLSEGKAIAFAHGFNIHYGQIVAPKGVDVIMIAPKAPGHTVRNEFAIGGGTPCLIAIHQDESKNAKNLALSYASAIGGGRTGIIETTFKAETETDLFGEQAVLCGGLSALIQAGFETLVEAGYEPEMAYFECLHEMKLIVDLIYQGGIADMRYSISNTAEYGDYITGPKIITEETKKAMKGVLKDIQDGIFAKDFILERRAGFARMHAERKNMDNSLIEQTGRNLRAMMPWISAKKLVDKDKN, from the coding sequence ATGGCTGTTACAGTTTATTATGACAAAGACTGTGATTTAAGTTTAATTAAATCAAAAAAAGTGGCAATTATAGGCTTTGGTTCTCAAGGACATGCTCACGCTATGAATTTAAGAGACAATGGGGTTAATGTTGTCATCGGGCTTCGTGAAAATGGAGCAAGCTTTTCTAAAGCAAAAAGCGCGGGTTTTGAAGTGATGAGCGTAAGTGAGGCTTCAAAAGTAGCAGATGTGATTATGATTTTAGCTCCAGATGAAATTCAAGCAGATATTTTCAATGCAGAAATAAAACCAAATTTAAGTGAAGGTAAGGCTATAGCTTTCGCACACGGTTTTAATATCCATTATGGTCAAATCGTAGCTCCTAAAGGAGTGGATGTAATCATGATAGCTCCAAAAGCACCTGGGCATACGGTAAGAAATGAATTTGCCATAGGCGGTGGAACTCCTTGTTTGATAGCAATTCATCAAGACGAAAGCAAAAATGCTAAAAATTTAGCTTTAAGTTATGCAAGTGCTATCGGTGGGGGTCGTACAGGTATCATAGAAACAACCTTTAAAGCTGAAACAGAAACAGACCTTTTTGGTGAGCAAGCTGTACTTTGTGGTGGGCTTAGCGCTTTAATCCAAGCGGGATTTGAAACTTTGGTTGAGGCAGGATATGAGCCTGAAATGGCTTATTTTGAGTGTTTACACGAGATGAAACTTATCGTAGATTTGATTTATCAAGGCGGAATTGCAGATATGCGTTATTCTATCTCAAATACTGCAGAATACGGTGATTATATCACAGGACCAAAAATCATCACCGAAGAAACTAAAAAAGCAATGAAAGGTGTTTTAAAAGATATACAAGATGGAATCTTTGCTAAAGACTTTATCTTAGAACGCCGCGCAGGTTTTGCAAGAATGCATGCAGAACGCAAAAATATGGATAATTCTTTAATCGAGCAAACAGGTCGTAATTTGCGCGCTATGATGCCTTGGATCAGTGCTAAGAAGTTAGTAGATAAAGATAAGAACTAA